In the Candidatus Alcyoniella australis genome, CTTCTGTATGCCGTTGGCGCTCACACTGGCGATCAGCGCGCTGTGCGCCTGCCAGGCCGGACGCATCCATCCCGAGCGACCGTTGTCGCGTCTGCCCCAAATCGAACAGCGACTCGACCGTGCGGTTCAGGGCCTTAACGGCGAGTCGCGGCTGATGGTCGGCGCATCAAAAGTCGACATTTCACCCTACGGCTTCCGGGTCTGGATCGCGGGCTTCGGCCCGGGACGCATCAGCCGCGGAATGCTCGATCCGATCTGGGCACGGGCGCTTTACATTGACGACGGCAGCCAGGCATTGGTGCTGCTGACCCTCGATGTCGTGGGCCTGGGACTGATGGACGTACAGCGCATCCGCGAGCTCGCGGCGCCGCTGCACGGCGATAAAATCATGGTTATCGCCACCCACAACCATCAGGGTCCTGACACCGTCGGCCTCTGGGGTCCGGGTGTAGTGCTGCCGCTGGACTCGGGGGTCGAGCCGCAATATCACCAGCGGATGCTGACCCTGGCTGCCGTGGCCGTTGATCGCGCAGTGCGCGACGCGGTGCCTGCCACGCTACATTTTGGCTCGGCCGACGTGCCCGCGGGCTGGGCCGCCAACTTGTGGTTCCCCGACGATGAAAGCACTTTCGATCACCAGCTGAGCGCAATCCGCGCAGTCGACGCCCAGGGCAATACGATCGCCACGCTGTTTAACTGGGCGATGCACGCCGAGGCGCTGTTTCAGAAAAACCATCGGGTGAGCGCCGACTTCCCGGGACGCGCCTACGACGCCATTGAGCAACGCAGCGGCGGGGTGGCGATGTTCGTCTCCAATGCGGCAGGCGGAATGGTTATCCCGTATCCCAACCGCTGGGATAAACGCGGTGATTACGACCTGGACGACCGCGTACAATGGATCGACGAGCTGGGGCAGGTGCTGGCCGACACTGTCGATCGGGCGTTGGATAACAGCCAGCCGTTTGGTCCCGGCGCAATCATCATCAAGCACAACAGCCGCGATATTTTTCTGCCGGTGGACAACGCGATGTACAACATGATGTACCGCAACGGACTGCTGAGCCTTGAGGGTCGACCGACCAAGGTCGAGGAAGGCCAGGAGTTGATCGGCTCGGAAGTGCATGCCGTCAGCCTGGGTCCGGCACAGATCGCCCTTGTGCCCGGCGAGCTGTTCCCCTCCATCGGCTGGGAGCTCAAGGCGGCGATGGACGCACCGTACCGCTTCGTGTTCACCCTGGCCAACGACGAGCTGGGATACATGATGCTTCCCGCACAGTTCGAGGACCGGACCTACAAATACGAGCGCGGCGCCAGTCTCGGACCCCAAACCGGCGCGATCGTGCTCCAGGCGGCCAAGGAACTGCTCGCGCAGCTACCCTGACCTTGCTATTCCCAAAGCGCTTATTGCTCGGCTCAATCCTTACCGCTACATTGCTGATGCTCTGCGCGCTTCAAAGCGCCGCGACGCCCCAACTGCTGTTTGGCAACAGCGAGCAGCTGCTGGCCGGGCAGGGACCGTCAAGCTGGCGGGTGATAATCGAGAGCTCGGATCCGCGCAACGGCGTGCTCGAGATCGACACCGAACAGGGGATGATCCGGATACCGCTGGAGCAGATCGTGCTCGACGCATTCTCCGACCAATCGGGCGAGCGCCGCTTCCTGGTGCTGTTGCTTCAATCCAAGAACGACGAAGGCGTCGCAACTCAACAGGCGCTTTTTGTTGCCCAGCGCGAGACGATCCGCTTGTTTGCCGCGGGCTTCCAACTGTTGCTCGACGACCCCTCAAACGTGGTATCGGACTACGGCGTCCTGAGCACGATCCGCCTCGACCGCTCTTTGCTGGAACGCCTGCGATGAGCAAGCCCTATGCCCAGCGG is a window encoding:
- a CDS encoding neutral/alkaline non-lysosomal ceramidase N-terminal domain-containing protein encodes the protein MSNRIKRFCMPLALTLAISALCACQAGRIHPERPLSRLPQIEQRLDRAVQGLNGESRLMVGASKVDISPYGFRVWIAGFGPGRISRGMLDPIWARALYIDDGSQALVLLTLDVVGLGLMDVQRIRELAAPLHGDKIMVIATHNHQGPDTVGLWGPGVVLPLDSGVEPQYHQRMLTLAAVAVDRAVRDAVPATLHFGSADVPAGWAANLWFPDDESTFDHQLSAIRAVDAQGNTIATLFNWAMHAEALFQKNHRVSADFPGRAYDAIEQRSGGVAMFVSNAAGGMVIPYPNRWDKRGDYDLDDRVQWIDELGQVLADTVDRALDNSQPFGPGAIIIKHNSRDIFLPVDNAMYNMMYRNGLLSLEGRPTKVEEGQELIGSEVHAVSLGPAQIALVPGELFPSIGWELKAAMDAPYRFVFTLANDELGYMMLPAQFEDRTYKYERGASLGPQTGAIVLQAAKELLAQLP